The Candidatus Tanganyikabacteria bacterium genome contains a region encoding:
- the infB gene encoding translation initiation factor IF-2, with translation GAPGAPGAPPKRPGGPAKKWQEKKKELEGDTRKIADRGKKKGPAASGPKDSIVRLSGSLTVKELAERMGVHEAEVIKRLFLKGIMATINQTVALETAEMIVEELGLKVEIYDPTKETATKVEEVVDESKLVTRPPVVTIMGHVDHGKTSLLDAIRQTNVVAGEAGGITQHIGAYQVTTHGNVITFLDTPGHEAFTAMRARGAKATDIAILVVAADDGVKPQTIEAINHAKEAGVPIIVAINKIDKPGANPDMAKQQLTEYDLVSEDWGGQTVMVPVSAKQKTGLSDLLDMILLVAEVQELKADPERLARGIVIEAELDPRMGPKATLLVQAGTLRVSDNFVVGAIAGKVRAMTNDQGRRVKEAPPATPVVVTGMPSVPRVGDVFTVMEDERAAKAVASERAEAERARELAEKAKHINLGALSEAAKGGKAGELIPEVKLLIRADVKGSLEALTQSLENLEKPEGVGLRVIMANTGEVVESDIDLASASNAIVIAFHTAVTDRAKQRADQENVEIREYDIIYKLLEDIEAAIHGKLAPEFEEVFTGRCEVLKLFSFEKTVIAGCMVREGKMVRNLKAKVLRGKDQVHEGKLDNLKRFKDDVKEVQQGYDCGISFDGFNDLQVGDFIEVYTMQEKARG, from the coding sequence GGCCCGGCCGCATCCGGCCCGAAGGATTCCATCGTGCGCCTGTCCGGTAGCCTGACCGTCAAGGAACTCGCCGAGCGCATGGGCGTGCACGAGGCCGAGGTCATCAAGCGCCTCTTCTTGAAGGGCATCATGGCCACGATCAACCAGACGGTGGCCCTCGAGACGGCCGAGATGATTGTCGAAGAACTCGGCCTGAAGGTCGAGATTTACGACCCGACCAAGGAGACCGCCACCAAGGTCGAGGAGGTGGTGGACGAGTCCAAGCTCGTCACGCGGCCGCCTGTCGTCACCATCATGGGCCACGTCGACCACGGCAAGACCTCGTTGCTCGACGCCATCCGCCAGACCAACGTGGTGGCGGGCGAAGCCGGCGGCATCACGCAGCACATCGGCGCCTACCAGGTCACGACCCACGGCAACGTCATCACCTTCCTGGACACGCCGGGCCACGAGGCCTTCACGGCGATGCGCGCTCGCGGCGCCAAGGCGACCGACATCGCCATCCTCGTGGTGGCGGCCGACGACGGCGTCAAGCCGCAGACGATCGAGGCGATCAACCACGCCAAGGAAGCCGGCGTGCCGATCATCGTGGCGATCAACAAGATCGACAAGCCGGGTGCCAACCCCGACATGGCCAAGCAACAACTCACCGAGTACGACCTGGTCTCCGAGGATTGGGGCGGGCAGACGGTCATGGTGCCGGTTTCGGCCAAGCAGAAGACCGGCCTTTCCGATCTGCTGGACATGATCTTGCTCGTGGCCGAGGTCCAGGAACTCAAGGCCGATCCGGAAAGGCTCGCGAGAGGTATCGTCATCGAGGCCGAACTCGACCCCCGGATGGGACCCAAGGCGACCCTGCTGGTGCAAGCCGGCACGCTCCGGGTCAGCGACAACTTCGTCGTGGGCGCCATCGCGGGCAAGGTCCGCGCGATGACCAACGACCAGGGCCGCCGGGTCAAGGAGGCGCCGCCCGCCACGCCGGTCGTGGTGACCGGCATGCCCTCCGTGCCGCGAGTCGGCGACGTCTTCACGGTCATGGAAGACGAGCGGGCCGCCAAGGCGGTCGCCTCCGAACGCGCCGAGGCGGAGCGGGCGCGGGAACTCGCCGAGAAGGCCAAGCACATCAACCTGGGCGCTCTGTCCGAAGCGGCCAAGGGCGGCAAGGCCGGCGAGCTGATCCCCGAGGTCAAGCTCCTAATCCGCGCCGACGTGAAGGGCTCGCTGGAAGCGCTCACGCAATCGCTCGAGAATCTCGAAAAGCCCGAAGGCGTGGGCCTGCGCGTCATCATGGCCAACACCGGCGAGGTCGTCGAGTCCGACATCGACCTGGCGTCGGCCTCAAACGCCATCGTCATCGCGTTCCACACGGCCGTCACCGACCGCGCCAAGCAACGGGCCGATCAGGAAAACGTCGAGATTCGCGAGTACGACATCATCTACAAGCTCCTCGAGGACATCGAGGCGGCCATCCACGGGAAGCTGGCGCCGGAGTTCGAGGAAGTCTTCACGGGCCGCTGCGAGGTGCTCAAGCTCTTCTCCTTCGAGAAGACGGTCATCGCCGGCTGCATGGTCCGCGAGGGCAAGATGGTGCGCAACCTCAAGGCCAAGGTCCTGCGTGGCAAGGACCAGGTCCACGAGGGCAAGCTGGACAACCTCAAGCGCTTCAAGGACGACGTCAAGGAAGTCCAGCAAGGCTACGATTGCGGTATCTCCTTCGACGGATTCAACGACCTGCAAGT